Proteins encoded together in one Variovorax paradoxus window:
- a CDS encoding Ig-like domain-containing protein produces MNPSLSPLRLPAGALNTRRPLRATSQLLALEQRFMFDGAVAVADAAQAAHDSTPAVPPVPPAVEVRAAEPAKDQGKKEVVLVDTSLANYKSLEAGVRDGVGIVEFDGNRDGLAQIAQWAASQSGLDAIHILSHGSQGLVNLGTTQLNQASLGSAATQAELAQLGQALASGGDLLLYGCDVAAGDGAQLLAGIARATGADVAASTDMTGAARLGGDWTLEAHSGDIDARALALMDYDGALAVVTFVDADSPGGGYVQSIVKDAGGKSLTFTGPNLAIDAGPMLYAGDTNLTGATELTATIQNGSAFDLASLKVDAVGTVAVKLTYFNGSTLSFNIGPTAGLQTITSGAFGVSALNIVKMEISSASYAGFQDFNVTVKSTPATTVSSAVLSNDTGVVGDFVTSIAAQKISGQLSTDLLAGEQVEVSYDGGFNWTEADVHTAGSKDWSTNTTLSGSGTFLARVSNALGGGAPKVQSYRLDTTAPTTGFSGYALSADYGRLNNDLITNSVSQTITATLSASLASGDTVWGSTDNGNSWTNVTSKVSGTTLTWTGATLDAVNQTLRFRVTDQAGNDGPESVQAYTLDTTAPSTAVSTVNFSNDSGTSPSDFVTNMASQTVSGTLSANLAPGETVYVSLDNGATWAAATAAVGQSSWTLGRTLAGSNTLKVRVTDIAGNDGTVLSQAYTYDTTAPATTFSNLALSADTGPSNTDFITRIPFQTITATLSGALAGTDILYGSLDNGASWTDITSKVAGTTLSWNGVTLAGSNTLQLKVTDAAGNTGGVLTKAYVLDTSGPATPGTPVLASASDTGSSNSDGVTADNTPTLSGTAENGSTVTIFDGATLLGSVVAGAGGWSYTTNALANGSHSIVAVATDTAGNPASSAALSFTVDTDAPATTAVAVPANGTYYTGDRLDFTVVFDEAVTVDTTGGTPRIAMVVGATTRYASYVSGSGTSALTFRYTVVNGDADANGITVNALSLNGASLRDAAGNDASTILNSVGSTAGVNVDGSLPSITGVGASTADGSYGAGQTVTITVQFSGNVTVDTTNGTPTLALDGGGSATYTGGSGGTTLTFSYIVGAGQNSADLDYISSAALALNGAAITDAGGSHQNAVVVLATPGTAGSLGANKNLVIDTTAPTNTVGGASFSADTGSSGSDFVTKTAAQTISGTLASNLSAGENVYVSLDNGSTWTLATASVGTKAWSLAGQTLTGSGTLKVRVTDNAGNSGVAYSQAYVLDTTAPTIGFGGVALSADTGTAGDLITNTAAQTISATLSGAPAAGDVVYGSLDNGATWADITSKVSGTTLTWNGVTLAGSDTLKLRVTDAAGNNGAATSAAYVLDTTGPTSSVASVAFSADSGASMSDFLTNVAAQTLSGTLSANLAAGERVFVSLDNGNTWTAANATVGSSAWSLAGQTLTGSNTLQIKVSDVAGNDGPVLSQSYVFDTTAPAATFSGLALSADTGTSPSDFITGVAAQTLTATLGAALAPGEMVYGSLDGGNTWTDITGKISGTTLVWNGITLAGSGTLLLRVTDLAGNDSISPAQTYAVDTTAPAMSLGNLALSADTGTSNSDFLTRTAVQTVTATLGSSLAPGDILYGSVDGGTTWQDITSRVSGTALTWSGVTLAGSSTLMFKIADAAGNESASLARGYTLDTTAPATMVSSATRAGDGSVSGLLSGPLAAGELVAASLDGGATWVLATVGADGASWSIANAGSGALQVQVLDAAGNASTPLRVEAVAAPVQPPAVSQPLPPVVPPVPPVPRALPSEALPSEVLPAEVHSPATPDAPAVPPLAAETPLPGSWVSSLDNSPFALDSGALSRGLDAWNSSAAQATYASFLTRPAADGAFQILVLPELRGTGESLVANRPIGDFNVHGGSRLSLQLPVDSFAHADDRAAVELSAQSADGTPLPRWLKFDARTARFEGTPPLAFEGTLIFKVVARDAQGREAVQVFKVIVSKDAGIKGAHAGWHIDLAEPAGRASLSEQLRAAGGASAERLARLSQSAPASPRT; encoded by the coding sequence ATGAACCCGTCGCTCTCTCCTCTTCGCTTGCCCGCAGGGGCCCTCAACACGCGCCGCCCGCTGCGTGCCACGTCTCAACTGCTTGCGCTGGAACAGCGCTTCATGTTCGACGGCGCCGTTGCGGTCGCCGACGCAGCCCAGGCCGCCCACGACAGCACACCTGCGGTGCCGCCGGTGCCGCCGGCGGTGGAAGTGCGTGCCGCCGAGCCAGCCAAGGACCAAGGCAAGAAGGAAGTGGTGCTGGTCGACACCTCGCTGGCCAACTACAAAAGCCTGGAAGCGGGCGTGCGCGACGGCGTCGGCATCGTCGAGTTCGACGGCAACCGCGACGGCCTGGCGCAGATCGCGCAATGGGCTGCCAGCCAGAGCGGCCTTGATGCGATCCACATCTTGTCGCACGGCTCGCAAGGCTTGGTCAACCTTGGTACCACGCAACTCAACCAGGCATCGCTGGGTTCGGCCGCCACGCAGGCCGAACTGGCGCAGCTGGGCCAGGCGCTGGCCAGCGGCGGCGACCTGCTGCTGTACGGCTGCGACGTGGCCGCCGGCGACGGCGCCCAATTGCTTGCCGGAATTGCCCGGGCCACTGGCGCTGACGTTGCCGCTTCGACTGACATGACGGGCGCGGCCCGCCTTGGCGGCGACTGGACACTGGAGGCACACAGCGGCGACATCGACGCCCGCGCGCTGGCGCTGATGGATTACGACGGCGCGCTGGCAGTGGTGACCTTCGTCGACGCCGACAGCCCAGGCGGCGGCTATGTGCAGTCCATCGTCAAGGATGCCGGCGGCAAGAGTCTCACCTTCACCGGACCCAACCTGGCCATCGACGCCGGCCCGATGCTGTACGCGGGCGACACCAACCTGACCGGCGCGACCGAACTGACCGCCACCATCCAGAACGGCTCGGCCTTCGACCTTGCGTCGTTGAAGGTGGACGCAGTGGGAACCGTCGCCGTCAAGCTGACCTACTTCAACGGGTCCACCCTCAGCTTCAACATCGGCCCCACCGCGGGCTTGCAGACCATCACCAGCGGGGCCTTCGGCGTTTCGGCGCTGAACATCGTGAAGATGGAGATCAGCTCGGCCAGCTATGCGGGTTTCCAGGATTTCAATGTCACCGTCAAATCGACACCAGCGACCACGGTGAGCAGCGCCGTACTGTCCAACGACACTGGCGTGGTCGGCGACTTCGTGACCAGCATCGCCGCGCAGAAAATCTCCGGACAGCTGTCGACAGACCTGCTCGCCGGCGAGCAGGTCGAGGTGTCCTACGACGGCGGATTCAACTGGACCGAGGCCGACGTGCACACCGCGGGCAGCAAAGACTGGAGTACCAATACCACGCTTTCCGGCAGCGGCACCTTTCTGGCGCGCGTCAGCAACGCGCTTGGCGGCGGCGCCCCCAAGGTGCAAAGCTACAGGCTCGACACCACCGCGCCCACCACCGGCTTCAGCGGCTACGCGCTGTCGGCCGACTACGGCAGGCTGAACAACGACCTGATCACCAATAGCGTCAGCCAGACCATCACGGCAACACTGAGCGCTTCGCTGGCGAGCGGCGACACCGTCTGGGGTTCGACCGACAACGGCAACTCCTGGACCAATGTCACCAGCAAGGTCAGCGGCACGACGCTGACCTGGACGGGCGCCACGCTGGACGCGGTCAACCAGACCCTGCGTTTCAGGGTGACCGACCAGGCGGGCAATGACGGCCCCGAAAGCGTCCAGGCGTACACGCTCGACACAACGGCGCCTTCCACTGCCGTGAGCACCGTCAACTTCTCGAACGACAGCGGCACATCGCCGAGCGACTTCGTCACCAACATGGCGTCGCAGACCGTCAGCGGCACGCTGTCGGCCAACCTGGCGCCCGGCGAAACGGTGTACGTGTCGCTCGACAACGGCGCAACTTGGGCGGCCGCCACGGCCGCCGTGGGCCAGAGCAGCTGGACGCTGGGCCGCACGCTTGCGGGCAGCAACACGCTCAAGGTGAGGGTGACCGACATCGCCGGCAACGACGGCACGGTGCTGTCGCAGGCCTACACCTACGACACCACCGCGCCGGCCACCACGTTCAGCAACCTGGCGCTGTCGGCCGACACCGGACCAAGCAACACCGACTTCATCACCCGCATCCCGTTCCAAACCATCACTGCCACGCTCAGCGGCGCACTGGCGGGCACTGACATCCTGTATGGCTCGCTCGACAACGGCGCCAGTTGGACCGACATCACGAGCAAGGTGGCCGGCACCACGCTGAGCTGGAACGGCGTTACCCTGGCCGGCAGCAATACGCTGCAGCTGAAGGTGACCGACGCCGCCGGCAACACCGGCGGCGTGCTAACCAAGGCGTATGTGCTCGACACCAGCGGCCCCGCCACGCCAGGCACGCCGGTGCTGGCCAGCGCCAGCGATACCGGCAGCTCCAACAGCGACGGCGTTACCGCCGACAACACCCCCACCCTGAGCGGCACGGCGGAAAACGGCAGCACCGTCACCATTTTTGACGGCGCCACCCTGCTCGGCAGCGTGGTGGCGGGTGCCGGGGGCTGGAGCTACACCACCAACGCGCTGGCAAACGGCAGCCACAGCATCGTCGCGGTCGCCACCGACACCGCCGGCAATCCCGCCTCCTCGGCCGCCCTGAGCTTCACGGTGGACACCGACGCGCCAGCGACCACCGCGGTGGCGGTGCCGGCCAATGGCACGTATTACACCGGCGACCGTCTGGACTTCACGGTCGTCTTCGACGAGGCAGTTACGGTCGACACCACTGGCGGCACGCCGCGCATCGCCATGGTGGTCGGCGCCACGACCCGCTACGCCAGCTATGTGTCGGGCTCCGGCACCAGCGCGCTGACCTTCCGCTACACCGTGGTCAACGGCGACGCTGACGCCAACGGCATCACGGTCAACGCACTGTCGCTCAACGGGGCCAGCCTGAGAGATGCTGCCGGCAATGACGCCAGCACCATCCTCAACAGCGTCGGCAGCACGGCCGGCGTCAACGTCGACGGCTCGCTGCCGAGCATCACCGGCGTCGGCGCCAGCACCGCCGATGGCAGCTACGGCGCGGGCCAGACCGTCACCATCACGGTCCAGTTCTCCGGCAACGTCACGGTCGACACCACCAACGGAACGCCGACGCTGGCACTCGACGGCGGCGGCAGCGCCACCTACACCGGCGGCTCGGGCGGCACCACGCTGACCTTCAGCTACATCGTCGGCGCCGGCCAGAACAGCGCCGACCTCGACTACATCTCGAGCGCCGCGCTGGCACTCAACGGTGCCGCCATCACCGACGCCGGCGGCAGCCACCAGAACGCCGTGGTCGTGCTGGCCACGCCGGGCACGGCCGGCTCGCTAGGTGCCAACAAAAACCTCGTCATCGACACAACGGCGCCGACCAACACCGTCGGCGGCGCCTCCTTCTCTGCCGACACCGGGAGCTCCGGCAGCGACTTCGTCACCAAGACCGCGGCGCAGACCATCAGCGGCACGCTGGCATCCAACCTGTCGGCCGGCGAGAACGTCTATGTGTCGCTGGACAACGGCAGCACCTGGACGCTGGCCACCGCCTCGGTCGGCACCAAGGCCTGGTCGCTGGCCGGCCAGACGCTGACCGGCAGCGGCACGCTCAAGGTGCGCGTCACCGACAACGCCGGCAACAGCGGCGTCGCCTACTCGCAAGCCTATGTGCTCGACACCACGGCGCCGACCATCGGCTTCGGCGGCGTGGCACTGTCTGCCGACACCGGGACGGCCGGCGACCTGATCACCAACACCGCGGCGCAGACCATCAGCGCCACGCTGAGCGGCGCGCCGGCCGCCGGCGACGTCGTCTACGGCTCGCTCGACAACGGCGCCACGTGGGCCGACATCACGAGCAAAGTCAGCGGCACGACCTTGACGTGGAACGGCGTCACGCTGGCCGGCAGCGACACGCTCAAGCTGCGGGTGACCGACGCCGCCGGCAACAACGGCGCCGCCACCAGTGCCGCCTACGTGCTCGACACCACCGGCCCGACCAGCTCGGTCGCAAGCGTCGCCTTCTCGGCCGACAGCGGCGCCTCGATGAGCGACTTTCTCACCAACGTGGCGGCGCAGACCCTCAGCGGCACGCTGTCGGCCAACCTGGCAGCGGGCGAAAGGGTGTTTGTGTCTCTCGACAACGGCAATACCTGGACCGCGGCAAACGCAACGGTCGGCTCCAGTGCCTGGTCGCTGGCCGGACAGACGCTGACGGGCAGCAACACGCTGCAGATCAAGGTCAGCGACGTCGCCGGCAACGACGGGCCGGTTCTGTCGCAGTCTTATGTGTTCGACACCACGGCGCCGGCGGCCACTTTCTCGGGCCTTGCGCTTTCGGCCGATACCGGCACAAGCCCCAGCGACTTCATTACCGGCGTTGCAGCCCAGACCCTCACCGCAACGCTCGGCGCTGCGCTCGCGCCCGGCGAAATGGTCTACGGATCGCTCGACGGCGGCAACACCTGGACTGACATCACGGGCAAGATCAGCGGCACCACGCTGGTATGGAACGGCATCACGCTGGCAGGCAGCGGCACGCTCTTGCTGCGGGTTACGGACCTCGCCGGCAACGACAGCATCTCGCCTGCCCAGACCTACGCGGTAGACACCACCGCACCGGCCATGAGCCTGGGCAACCTGGCACTGTCCGCGGACACCGGTACGAGCAACAGCGACTTCCTCACCCGCACCGCGGTGCAAACCGTCACTGCAACACTGGGCAGCTCGCTGGCGCCCGGCGACATCCTCTATGGTTCCGTCGATGGCGGCACGACCTGGCAAGACATTACCAGCCGCGTCTCGGGTACCGCGTTGACCTGGAGCGGCGTTACTCTGGCGGGCAGCAGCACGCTGATGTTCAAGATTGCCGATGCCGCAGGCAACGAGAGCGCAAGCCTCGCGCGAGGCTACACGCTCGACACGACCGCCCCTGCAACTATGGTGAGTTCCGCTACGCGTGCTGGCGACGGAAGCGTCAGCGGGCTGCTGTCGGGGCCGCTGGCCGCCGGAGAATTGGTTGCTGCATCGCTTGACGGCGGCGCCACGTGGGTGCTTGCAACGGTTGGGGCCGACGGCGCGAGCTGGTCGATTGCCAACGCAGGCTCGGGAGCCCTGCAGGTGCAGGTGCTTGATGCCGCAGGCAACGCGAGCACGCCGCTGCGCGTGGAGGCAGTTGCCGCACCGGTCCAGCCGCCGGCCGTTTCGCAGCCACTGCCGCCAGTCGTGCCGCCCGTGCCGCCGGTGCCGCGAGCACTTCCCTCCGAGGCGCTTCCCTCCGAAGTGCTTCCCGCCGAGGTACACAGCCCCGCCACACCAGACGCGCCGGCGGTGCCGCCGCTTGCAGCCGAAACCCCGCTCCCAGGCAGCTGGGTGAGCAGCCTCGACAACAGCCCGTTCGCACTCGACTCGGGCGCACTGTCGCGCGGCCTCGACGCCTGGAATTCGAGCGCTGCGCAAGCCACGTACGCATCGTTTCTGACACGGCCCGCGGCCGATGGCGCATTCCAGATCCTCGTGCTGCCGGAATTGCGCGGCACCGGTGAATCGCTGGTGGCCAACCGCCCGATCGGCGACTTCAACGTGCACGGCGGTAGCCGCTTGTCGCTGCAACTGCCCGTCGACAGTTTTGCCCATGCCGACGATCGGGCGGCGGTCGAGCTCAGTGCACAGTCGGCAGACGGCACCCCGCTGCCGCGCTGGCTCAAGTTCGATGCCCGGACCGCGCGTTTCGAAGGCACGCCGCCGCTCGCCTTCGAAGGCACCTTGATCTTCAAGGTGGTGGCACGCGATGCCCAGGGGCGCGAGGCCGTGCAGGTCTTCAAGGTCATCGTAAGCAAGGATGCGGGCATCAAGGGCGCGCATGCCGGATGGCACATCGACCTTGCAGAACCGGCCGGGCGGGCCAGCCTGAGCGAGCAACTGCGTGCCGCTGGCGGCGCAAGCGCCGAACGGCTGGCACGGCTGTCGCAAAGTGCGCCGGCAAGCCCACGGACATGA
- a CDS encoding efflux RND transporter periplasmic adaptor subunit produces MQLWATARLCGPLFYAAAVFAPGVKAAPPQPAPGSALETREVRAQLAPRRYTTLAAEIGAKINRLPLAEGSAFRQGQMLVQFDCQLQQAQLAKAEAALMAANTAWHGNQKLSELNSVGKVELDVSRADALKAQAEVSANRALIGKCQIAAPFSGRIAEQKAREQQYVQPGQPLLEIIDDSQLELEFIVPSRWLAWVRTGTAFEVNIDETGKTYPAKVQRIAARVDPVSQSVKLNAVIDGRFSELAAGMSGKVLMAPPQR; encoded by the coding sequence ATGCAGCTTTGGGCCACAGCGCGCCTTTGCGGGCCGTTGTTTTACGCGGCCGCGGTTTTCGCCCCTGGCGTAAAGGCCGCCCCGCCGCAGCCGGCGCCAGGTTCGGCGCTGGAAACACGCGAGGTCAGGGCCCAGCTGGCACCGCGCCGCTACACGACACTGGCTGCCGAGATCGGCGCCAAGATCAACCGGCTCCCGTTGGCCGAGGGCAGCGCCTTCAGGCAGGGGCAGATGCTGGTGCAGTTCGACTGCCAGCTGCAGCAGGCCCAGCTTGCCAAGGCCGAAGCCGCCCTGATGGCAGCCAACACCGCATGGCATGGCAACCAGAAACTGTCCGAGCTGAATTCGGTCGGCAAGGTGGAACTCGACGTTTCCAGGGCCGATGCGCTCAAGGCGCAAGCCGAGGTGTCAGCCAACCGGGCGCTGATTGGCAAATGCCAGATCGCGGCGCCTTTTTCCGGCCGCATTGCCGAGCAGAAAGCGCGTGAACAGCAGTATGTGCAGCCCGGCCAGCCACTGCTGGAGATCATCGACGACAGCCAACTGGAGCTGGAGTTCATCGTTCCGTCGCGCTGGCTTGCATGGGTGCGCACCGGCACAGCCTTCGAAGTCAACATCGACGAAACCGGCAAGACCTACCCGGCCAAGGTGCAGCGCATCGCGGCGCGCGTGGATCCGGTCAGCCAGTCGGTCAAGCTCAACGCGGTCATCGACGGCCGCTTCAGCGAACTGGCCGCCGGCATGAGCGGCAAGGTCTTGATGGCGCCGCCGCAGCGCTGA
- a CDS encoding TolC family protein: protein MLGLSGCASFSVETAQLSTPEIRATVQQDKAALERDVEPLAGPLTLDGAIARAIKYNADRRYRAMEEAVAMGTFEVGKFDMLPKLIAAAGYRERNNDLITRSVDSVTGLPSLANPYISSSRQVATSEIGLSWSLLDFGQSYYAARQNADRVLIAGERRRKALHNLILDVRTAYWRVVAAQKLMPLLRKTIADSELALKDARKAEDDRIRSPLEPLRYQRQLLENLRLLETIDQELSTARVELATLTALPLTTPYTVAEPASDVNTVWLQQPLDKMEEVALLRNPDLREGMYNARIAQQETRRALLKLFPGLSFNYGFKHSNDDFLIHQNWNEVGAQISFNLLGLLAAPAQMRLADNGVALADQRRMAMQMAVLTQLHIARLQYANTARQYERSDSIAQVDGRIAQHVANQADAQKQSALDRISQQSTAVLSQLRRYQALSNAQAAASRLQATLGMEPVLDASSNMPLATLTDAVGKSLQSWKQGQLPALEEAR, encoded by the coding sequence GTGCTGGGCCTGAGTGGCTGCGCGTCGTTCAGCGTTGAAACCGCCCAGCTTTCGACACCCGAGATCCGCGCCACGGTGCAGCAGGACAAGGCCGCGCTGGAGCGCGATGTCGAGCCGCTCGCAGGCCCCCTGACACTGGACGGCGCGATTGCGCGCGCCATCAAGTACAACGCAGACCGCCGCTACCGCGCCATGGAAGAGGCCGTTGCAATGGGCACATTCGAGGTCGGCAAGTTCGACATGCTGCCCAAGCTGATCGCGGCGGCCGGCTACCGGGAGCGGAACAACGACCTGATTACCCGCAGCGTCGATTCCGTTACCGGCCTGCCGTCACTGGCCAATCCGTACATTTCTTCCAGCCGCCAGGTGGCCACGAGCGAAATCGGCCTGTCATGGAGCCTGCTCGACTTTGGGCAGAGCTACTATGCCGCCCGCCAGAACGCCGACCGGGTGCTGATTGCCGGCGAGCGCCGCCGCAAGGCGCTGCACAACCTGATCCTGGACGTGCGCACTGCCTATTGGCGCGTGGTCGCAGCGCAAAAGCTCATGCCGCTGCTGCGCAAGACCATTGCGGATTCGGAGCTGGCGCTCAAGGACGCACGCAAGGCCGAAGACGACCGCATCCGCTCGCCGCTGGAGCCGCTGCGCTACCAGCGCCAACTGCTTGAAAACCTGCGGTTGCTCGAAACCATCGACCAGGAACTGTCGACGGCACGCGTCGAACTGGCAACCCTGACCGCCCTGCCCCTGACCACGCCCTATACCGTGGCCGAGCCGGCGAGCGACGTGAACACCGTTTGGCTGCAGCAGCCACTCGACAAGATGGAAGAGGTTGCGCTGCTGCGCAACCCCGACCTGCGCGAAGGCATGTACAACGCACGCATAGCCCAGCAGGAAACTCGGCGCGCACTGCTCAAGCTGTTTCCGGGCCTTTCGTTCAACTACGGCTTCAAGCACAGCAACGACGACTTCCTGATTCATCAGAACTGGAACGAGGTGGGTGCACAGATTTCGTTCAACCTGCTGGGCCTGCTTGCGGCGCCCGCGCAGATGCGCCTGGCCGACAACGGCGTTGCGCTGGCCGACCAGCGCCGCATGGCGATGCAGATGGCCGTGCTCACGCAACTGCACATTGCACGCCTGCAATACGCCAATACCGCGCGCCAGTACGAGCGCTCCGACAGCATCGCGCAGGTCGACGGCCGCATTGCGCAGCATGTTGCCAACCAGGCCGACGCGCAGAAGCAGTCCGCACTGGACCGCATCTCGCAGCAAAGCACTGCCGTGCTGTCCCAGTTGCGCCGCTACCAGGCGCTGTCGAACGCGCAGGCGGCTGCATCGCGGCTGCAGGCCACGCTGGGCATGGAACCGGTGCTGGACGCTTCTTCGAACATGCCTCTGGCGACACTTACCGACGCGGTCGGCAAGTCGCTGCAAAGCTGGAAGCAGGGGCAGTTGCCCGCGCTCGAGGAAGCCCGGTGA
- a CDS encoding MFS transporter yields MSSIQQTHASDAAATATRDLPASLVLLLATGAGLSVASLYYAQPMLGVLGADIGASARSVGFIPTLTQLGYALGILLLAPLGDRYDRRRIVLAKAAALCAALLVAGAAPSIGMLLAASLAIGLAATMAQDIVPAAATLAPEASRGKTVGTVMTGLLLGILLSRVVSGFVAEHFGWRAMFIAAAASIALIGAAAWRGLPRFRPTTHLAYGALLGSLGTLWSRHGALRRAALAQALLAVGFSAFWSTLAVMLHGEPFHLGSAAAGAFGLAGAAGALAAPLAGRLADRRGPELVTRLGAGLVVVSFAAMGFAPLLPAHAQLWLLALAAIGFDLGMQAALIAHQTIVYGIEPGARSRLNAVLFTSMFIGMAAGSALGALALAQWGWAGVTWLATGTAAAGLGVRLSRGAKTPK; encoded by the coding sequence ATGTCTTCCATTCAACAAACGCATGCATCGGATGCTGCTGCAACGGCGACACGCGACCTGCCGGCCTCGCTGGTGCTGCTGCTCGCCACGGGCGCCGGACTGTCCGTGGCCTCTCTCTACTACGCCCAGCCGATGCTCGGCGTGCTGGGGGCGGACATCGGCGCCTCCGCGCGGTCGGTCGGGTTCATTCCCACGCTCACGCAGCTTGGCTACGCGCTGGGCATCCTGCTGCTGGCGCCGCTGGGCGACCGCTACGACCGCCGCCGCATCGTGCTGGCCAAGGCGGCCGCGCTGTGCGCCGCGCTGCTGGTGGCCGGGGCCGCACCGTCGATCGGCATGCTGCTGGCGGCCAGCCTGGCCATCGGCCTTGCGGCCACGATGGCGCAGGACATCGTGCCCGCCGCCGCCACGCTGGCGCCCGAAGCGTCGCGCGGGAAGACCGTGGGCACGGTGATGACGGGGCTGCTGCTCGGCATCTTGCTGTCGCGCGTGGTGAGCGGCTTCGTGGCCGAGCACTTCGGCTGGCGCGCGATGTTCATTGCTGCGGCCGCCAGCATCGCGCTCATCGGCGCGGCCGCCTGGCGCGGCCTGCCGCGCTTCAGGCCCACCACGCACCTGGCCTATGGCGCGCTGCTCGGATCGCTGGGCACGCTGTGGTCGCGCCACGGGGCTCTGCGCCGCGCTGCGCTGGCACAGGCACTGCTGGCGGTGGGCTTCAGCGCCTTCTGGTCCACGCTGGCGGTCATGCTGCACGGCGAGCCGTTCCACCTGGGCAGCGCCGCAGCGGGTGCGTTCGGCCTGGCTGGCGCCGCTGGCGCTCTGGCGGCGCCGCTGGCCGGACGGCTGGCAGACCGTCGCGGGCCGGAACTGGTGACGCGGCTCGGCGCAGGGCTGGTGGTGGTGTCGTTCGCGGCCATGGGATTCGCGCCGCTGCTGCCGGCGCATGCGCAGCTCTGGCTGCTGGCGCTCGCGGCAATCGGCTTCGACCTGGGCATGCAGGCGGCGCTGATCGCGCACCAGACCATCGTCTATGGCATCGAGCCCGGTGCACGCAGCCGGCTCAATGCGGTGCTGTTCACCAGCATGTTCATCGGCATGGCGGCCGGCTCGGCGCTGGGCGCACTTGCCCTCGCGCAATGGGGCTGGGCGGGTGTGACCTGGCTGGCGACCGGCACGGCCGCCGCGGGGCTGGGCGTGCGGCTCTCGCGGGGCGCAAAAACGCCGAAATGA
- a CDS encoding LysR family transcriptional regulator produces MSTSSPAADRIELMQTFIHIVEAGSLSAAAQQMGATQPTVSRRLQALERSLGVRLLRRSTHAMKLTEDGERCYERARELIADWHAFEADLRGVGDEPEGTLRVVAPHALGQLLLVGPLADYLRAYPRVSVEWLLNDRRPDFIAEGVDCAIQVGEVTDTMAVAIKLSEVPRVVVAAPSVLAGRQPPTHASQLAELPWIALRTFYRNEVVLTHSPSGEVAHVPIRPRMSTDSLYALQSAARMGLGACMGSAWLLKDDIATGRMVQLVPQWHVAALPVYLIYPHARFQPARLRRFIEMMRLALADPTGRAWEAGAS; encoded by the coding sequence ATGTCGACCTCTTCCCCCGCAGCCGACCGCATCGAGCTGATGCAGACCTTCATCCATATCGTCGAGGCCGGCAGTCTCTCGGCCGCCGCCCAGCAGATGGGCGCGACGCAGCCCACCGTCAGCCGCCGGCTGCAGGCCCTGGAGCGTTCGCTCGGTGTGCGGCTCCTGCGCCGGTCCACGCACGCCATGAAGCTCACGGAAGACGGTGAGCGCTGCTACGAGCGCGCCAGGGAACTGATCGCCGACTGGCACGCCTTCGAGGCCGACCTTCGCGGCGTGGGCGACGAGCCCGAAGGCACGCTGCGGGTGGTGGCGCCGCATGCGCTGGGGCAGTTGCTGCTGGTCGGGCCCCTGGCCGACTACCTGCGCGCGTACCCGCGGGTGTCGGTTGAATGGCTGCTCAACGACCGGCGGCCGGACTTCATTGCCGAAGGCGTCGATTGCGCCATCCAGGTGGGCGAAGTGACGGACACCATGGCGGTGGCCATCAAGCTTTCGGAGGTGCCGCGCGTGGTGGTTGCCGCCCCCTCGGTGCTGGCCGGGCGCCAGCCGCCCACGCATGCATCGCAACTGGCCGAACTGCCGTGGATCGCGCTGCGCACGTTCTATCGCAACGAGGTGGTGCTCACCCACAGTCCGTCCGGCGAAGTTGCGCACGTGCCCATCCGGCCGCGCATGAGCACCGATAGCCTCTATGCGCTGCAAAGCGCGGCGCGCATGGGCTTGGGAGCCTGCATGGGCTCGGCCTGGCTCTTGAAAGACGACATCGCCACGGGGCGCATGGTGCAGCTTGTGCCGCAGTGGCACGTGGCGGCGCTGCCCGTTTACCTGATCTATCCGCATGCACGCTTCCAGCCGGCGCGGCTGCGCCGGTTCATCGAGATGATGCGGCTCGCGCTGGCCGACCCGACAGGTCGCGCCTGGGAAGCCGGCGCATCGTGA